A single Rattus norvegicus strain BN/NHsdMcwi chromosome 5, GRCr8, whole genome shotgun sequence DNA region contains:
- the Rcc2 gene encoding protein RCC2 isoform X1: MPRKKGAAWEEPSSGNGTARAGPRRRGGPAGRKRERPERCSSSSGGGSSGDEDGPELDGAPGGGKRTARPATAGKASGAAAIITEPEHTKERVKLEGSKCKGQLLIFGATNWDLIGRKEVPKQQAAYRNLGQNLWGPHRYGCLSGVRVRTVVSGSCAAHSLLITTEGKLWSWGRNEKGQLGHGDTKRVEAPRLIEALSHEAIVLAACGRNHTLALTDTGSVFAFGENKMGQLGLGNQTDAVPSPAQIMYNGQPITKMACGAEFSMLMDCKGNLYSFGCPEYGQLGHNSDGKFIARAQRIEYDCELVPRRVAIFIEKTKDGQILPVPNVVVRDVACGANHTLVLDSQKRVFSWGFGGYGRLGHAEQKDEMVPRLVKLFDFPGRGATQIYAGYTCSFAVSEVGGLFFWGATNTSRESTMYPKAVQDLCGWRIRSLACGKSSIIVAADESTISWGPSPTFGELGYGDHKPKSSTAAQEVKTLDGIFSEQVAMGYSHSLVIARDESEAEKERLQRLPEYTPRTL; this comes from the exons ATGCCCAGGAAGAAGGGGGCGGCTTGGGAGGAGCCGAGTTCGGGCAACGGCACGGCACGCGCGGGGCCCCGGCGGCGCGGCGGCCCCGCGGGCAGGAAGCGCGAGCGGCCGGAGCGCTGCAGCAGTagcagcggcggcggcagcagcggcgACGAGGACGGCCCGGAGCTGGACGGGGCCCCCGGCGGCGGCAAGCGCACAGCCAGGCCGGCGACAGCGGGCAAGGCGTCCGGCGCGGCCGCGATTATCACGGAGCCTGAGCACACGAAGGAGCGCGTC aaACTTGAAGGGTCTAAGTGCAAGGGGCAGCTTTTGATCTTTGGGGCAACCAACTGGGACTTGATTGGACGAAAGGAAGTGCCTAAACAGCAAG CTGCTTACCGCAACCTTGGTCAGAATTTGTGGGGGCCCCATAGGTATGGGTGCCTGTCAGGAGTCCGGGTGCGAACCGTGGTTTCGGGCTCCTGTGCTGCCCACAGCCTTCTCATCACCACAGAAGGGAAGCTCTGGAGCTGGG GTCGGAATGAAAAGGGGCAGCTGGGCCATGGTGATACCAAGAGGGTGGAAGCCCCCAGACTCATCGAGGCTCTCAGCCATGAGGCAATTGTGCTGGCTGCGTGTGGGCGCAACCACACCCTGGCGTTAACAG ATACTGGCTCTGTCTTCGCCTTCGGAGAGAATAAGATGGGGCAGCTGGGCCTCGGGAAccagacagatgctgttccaagTCCTGCCCAG ATTATGTACAATGGGCAGCCAATTACCAAGATGGCCTGCGGGGCAGAGTTCAGCATGCTGATGGACTGTAAAGGGAACCTCTACTCCTTCGGGTGCCCTGAATATGGCCAACTGG GACACAACTCAGATGGGAAGTTCATCGCCCGGGCGCAGAGGATAGAGTATGATTGTGAGCTGGTGCCCCGGAGAGTGGCCATCTTCATCGAGAAGACCAAGGACGGGCAGATTTTGCCTGTCCCCAACGTGGTGGTTCGAGACGTAGCCTGTGGCGCTAACCACACA CTGGTCCTGGATTCACAGAAGCGAGTCTTCTCCTGGGGCTTTGGTGGCTACGGCCGGCTGGGCCATGCCGAGCAGAAGGATGAGATGGTACCTCGCCTGGTGAAGCTCTTCGATTTCCCGGGACGTGGTGCAACCCAGATCTATGCCGGCTACACCTGCTCCTTTGCTGTCAGTGAAGTGG gGGGGCTGTTTTTCTGGGGGGCTACCAATACTTCTCGAGAGTCTACCATGTACCCAAAAGCCGTGCAGGACCTCTGTGGCTGGCGGATCCGGAGCCTTGCCTGCGG GAAGAGCAGCATCATCGTAGCGGCCGACGAGAGTACCATCAGCTGGGGCCCATCACCAACCTTCGGGGAATTG GGATATGGGGACCACAAGCCCAAGTCTTCTACTGCAGCTCAGGAGGTGAAGACTCTGGATGGCATCTTCTCCGAACAG GTGGCCATGGGCTATTCACATTCATTGGTGATAGCACGAGATGAGAGCGAGGCTGAGAAGGAGAGGCTGCAGAGGCTGCCTGAGTACACCCCACGCACGCTCTGA